A genomic region of Alistipes megaguti contains the following coding sequences:
- a CDS encoding ABC transporter permease, which translates to MLSRYIARRYFFSPRSRSVVNLISGLSVAAVAIPVAAMVILLSVFNGFETLVKSMYSAFDAELTLTPRRGQTFSVTDLDTAALRRIPGVGALSLTLEQSVLLEHGGRQATATLRGVDDSYGEVFDLSDAVVTGQWRVRLGDLERLVIGQSMAWMLGIRSLADADVTMYAVRRGSFSTLLPMDNYTRRTEPVGGVYVLDLDTERTYVLTSLRLAQSLFETPDRVSAVQIRLTPGASPERTREAVAASAGDGFQVRTRDELRASFYRIMTYEKWGIFFIALLVLVVASFSVVGALSMLIVEKRGDVETLRALGADTDLIRSIFRTEGLLICGLGGVIGLVVGVTLSLLQQHLGLIEIPAESFLTKSYPVEFRMTDLVVVAAAFAVVAALLANVTVRSMIKKTTR; encoded by the coding sequence ATGCTTTCCCGCTACATAGCCCGGCGATATTTCTTCTCACCCCGTTCACGTTCGGTCGTGAATCTGATTTCGGGGTTGAGCGTGGCTGCCGTGGCGATTCCCGTGGCGGCGATGGTGATCCTGCTGTCGGTCTTCAACGGATTCGAGACGCTGGTCAAGTCGATGTATTCGGCCTTTGACGCGGAGTTGACGCTAACGCCGCGGCGGGGTCAGACCTTCTCGGTGACGGATCTCGACACGGCGGCGCTGCGGCGGATTCCGGGGGTCGGTGCCCTGTCGCTCACGCTGGAACAGAGCGTGCTGCTCGAACACGGGGGGCGCCAGGCCACGGCGACGCTGCGGGGCGTGGATGACTCCTACGGCGAGGTCTTCGACCTGTCGGATGCCGTGGTGACGGGCCAGTGGCGGGTGCGCCTGGGCGATCTCGAGCGGCTGGTCATCGGACAGTCGATGGCGTGGATGCTGGGGATTCGCTCGCTGGCGGATGCCGACGTGACGATGTACGCCGTGCGCCGGGGGAGTTTCTCGACGCTGCTGCCGATGGACAACTATACGCGCCGCACGGAGCCCGTGGGGGGTGTCTACGTGCTGGACCTCGATACGGAACGGACCTACGTGCTGACCTCGCTGCGGCTGGCGCAGTCGCTCTTCGAGACGCCGGACCGGGTTTCGGCCGTCCAGATCCGGCTGACCCCGGGGGCCAGCCCCGAGCGGACGCGCGAAGCGGTCGCGGCATCGGCTGGCGACGGGTTTCAGGTCCGGACACGCGACGAACTGCGGGCATCGTTCTACCGGATCATGACCTATGAGAAGTGGGGCATCTTCTTCATTGCGCTGCTGGTTCTGGTTGTGGCCTCGTTTTCGGTGGTGGGGGCGCTGTCGATGCTCATCGTCGAGAAGCGCGGCGACGTGGAGACGCTGCGGGCGCTGGGAGCCGATACGGACCTGATCCGGTCGATCTTCCGCACCGAGGGGTTGCTGATCTGCGGCCTGGGGGGTGTGATCGGACTGGTCGTAGGGGTGACGTTGAGCCTTCTGCAGCAGCATCTGGGTCTGATCGAGATTCCGGCGGAGAGTTTCCTCACGAAGAGCTATCCGGTGGAGTTCCGCATGACGGATCTGGTGGTCGTTGCGGCGGCCTTTGCGGTGGTAGCGGCGCTGCTTGCGAACGTGACGGTCCGCAGCATGATAAAGAAAACAACCCGATGA
- the xerD gene encoding site-specific tyrosine recombinase XerD — MAENTKKWADAGRRYATYIKLEKRLSANSVEAYMRDLRQFAHFILRMWDVPPRKVEAAMVERYMAWLYDRGREKSSQARALSSVRSFFNFLMINDQIDASPAEFVQSPKFGRQLPDVLSTDEIDRIIATVDTSTVKGLRDQAMLEVLYSCGLRVSELTSLRIQDLFFGEGYIRVIGKGDKQRIVPISAVARERIHRYLNKRPGARSNEDILFLNNRGGKLTRVMVFTILKEAAQRAGIHKHISPHTFRHSFATHLLEGGASIRQVQEMLGHESILTTEIYTHLDNSHLRRTVEEHLPV; from the coding sequence ATGGCAGAAAATACAAAAAAATGGGCCGATGCCGGCCGGCGGTACGCCACCTACATCAAGCTCGAAAAACGACTCTCAGCAAACTCCGTCGAGGCCTACATGCGCGACCTGAGACAGTTCGCGCACTTCATCCTCCGGATGTGGGACGTCCCGCCCCGAAAGGTCGAGGCCGCGATGGTCGAGCGTTACATGGCCTGGCTTTACGACCGGGGCCGCGAAAAAAGCTCCCAGGCCCGCGCGCTGAGCAGCGTCAGGAGCTTCTTCAACTTCCTGATGATCAACGATCAGATCGATGCTTCGCCCGCCGAATTCGTACAAAGCCCCAAGTTCGGACGACAGCTCCCCGACGTCCTCTCCACCGACGAAATCGACCGCATCATCGCCACGGTCGACACCTCGACGGTCAAGGGGCTGCGCGACCAGGCCATGCTCGAAGTGCTCTACTCGTGCGGACTGCGCGTCTCGGAGCTCACCTCGCTCCGGATTCAGGACCTCTTCTTCGGCGAAGGGTACATCCGCGTCATCGGAAAGGGCGACAAACAACGGATCGTTCCCATCAGCGCCGTGGCACGCGAACGCATTCACCGCTACCTCAACAAGCGTCCCGGAGCCCGTTCGAACGAAGACATCCTCTTCCTGAACAACCGCGGCGGTAAACTTACCCGCGTGATGGTCTTCACCATCCTCAAGGAGGCCGCCCAAAGAGCCGGCATTCACAAGCACATCAGCCCCCACACCTTCCGCCACTCCTTTGCCACCCATCTGCTCGAGGGAGGGGCCTCGATCCGCCAGGTGCAGGAGATGCTCGGTCACGAAAGCATCCTCACCACCGAAATCTACACCCACCTCGACAACAGCCATCTGCGACGTACCGTCGAGGAGCATCTGCCCGTCTGA
- a CDS encoding cytosine deaminase, whose product MNSSAKPFRRRIASNLLWTPQGVLRQPLVTFYADGSFLVEQCPKPDRLAATEFYAGLLVADFPADCRPAFERMRAEGGDLAVLLPRMVAEGGVWVVISGLDYAALRLTPQSRIRPL is encoded by the coding sequence ATGAATTCTTCCGCAAAGCCCTTCCGCCGCAGGATAGCCTCTAATCTGCTCTGGACGCCGCAGGGGGTGTTGCGCCAACCGTTGGTCACCTTTTATGCCGACGGGAGTTTTCTGGTGGAACAGTGTCCGAAGCCCGACCGGCTGGCGGCGACGGAGTTTTATGCGGGGCTGCTGGTGGCGGACTTCCCGGCGGATTGCCGACCGGCCTTCGAACGGATGCGGGCGGAGGGGGGAGATCTTGCCGTACTGCTTCCGCGAATGGTGGCCGAAGGGGGTGTCTGGGTGGTGATCTCGGGGCTGGACTACGCGGCCCTGCGCCTTACGCCCCAGTCGCGGATCCGGCCGTTGTAA
- a CDS encoding DUF4296 domain-containing protein has product MKMKRYLLYALTGLLLAGCNRHTIIPDDELALIFHDAFLTNAYLNVEKVPTDSLRLYEPIFARYGYTTDDVHYTIGNFSKRKSARLGDVVERAIDLLEAEGKIYNREVAILDTIDNVARRTFTETLRSDSLIRVRSLRDTSLLSFTVDVEPGEYDLSLRYEIDSLDRNPRGLKALMWLERRDSTRTGTYTTMLRRNREERFTRQFTTDTTHRRLHVHFLTFGEKAQRPSVTVRDLKLTHTLPAAPAVDRLYEQQLNIRIFADEFFRKALPPQDSL; this is encoded by the coding sequence ATGAAGATGAAACGATATCTGCTGTATGCGTTGACGGGCCTGCTTCTGGCGGGCTGCAACCGGCATACGATCATTCCGGACGACGAACTGGCGTTGATCTTCCACGATGCGTTCCTGACGAATGCCTACCTCAATGTGGAGAAGGTTCCGACGGATTCGCTGCGTCTGTACGAACCGATCTTTGCGCGCTACGGCTATACGACCGACGATGTCCACTATACGATCGGCAACTTTTCGAAACGCAAGAGTGCGCGTCTGGGCGATGTGGTGGAGCGTGCGATCGACCTGCTGGAGGCCGAGGGGAAGATCTACAACCGGGAGGTAGCCATTCTGGATACGATCGACAACGTGGCTCGGCGGACCTTTACGGAGACGCTTCGTTCGGATTCGCTGATTCGGGTTCGCTCGCTTCGGGATACCTCGCTGTTGAGTTTTACGGTGGATGTCGAGCCTGGTGAGTATGATCTGTCGCTGCGCTACGAGATTGATTCGTTGGACCGGAATCCGCGGGGTCTGAAGGCCCTGATGTGGCTGGAGCGTCGGGACAGCACGCGGACGGGGACCTATACGACGATGCTCCGCCGCAACCGGGAGGAGCGTTTTACGCGGCAGTTTACGACCGACACGACGCATCGGCGGCTTCATGTCCATTTTCTGACCTTCGGCGAGAAGGCGCAGCGGCCCTCCGTCACGGTTCGGGATCTGAAGCTGACGCACACGCTTCCGGCGGCTCCGGCCGTAGATCGCCTCTACGAGCAACAGCTCAATATCCGTATATTTGCCGATGAATTCTTCCGCAAAGCCCTTCCGCCGCAGGATAGCCTCTAA
- the rbfA gene encoding 30S ribosome-binding factor RbfA has protein sequence METTRQQKIAKQIQKDVADIFQKEGASLVRGALVTVTGVRVSPDFSYAKIYVSIFPFEQSQALMERFEHQSWFIRRALGQRIRNQLKNIPEIQFFLDDSLEYIEHIEKALKED, from the coding sequence ATGGAAACAACGCGACAACAGAAAATCGCCAAACAGATCCAGAAGGATGTGGCGGATATCTTCCAGAAGGAGGGGGCCTCGCTGGTTCGCGGGGCCTTGGTCACGGTGACGGGCGTCCGGGTATCTCCGGATTTCAGCTATGCGAAGATCTACGTGAGCATCTTCCCCTTCGAGCAGAGCCAGGCGCTCATGGAGCGCTTCGAGCACCAGAGCTGGTTCATCCGTCGGGCCCTGGGGCAGCGGATCCGCAACCAGCTGAAGAACATCCCGGAGATCCAGTTCTTCCTGGACGACTCGCTCGAGTATATCGAGCACATCGAGAAGGCGTTGAAGGAGGACTGA